Proteins from one Legionella taurinensis genomic window:
- a CDS encoding helix-turn-helix domain-containing protein, whose product MNIGKNLNTLMKNYGVNALDIERLTGVPSSTTYRILKNKAGNPTIEVLKKLANFFQITVSQLIGEETFGCKQIPFIANEKLSRFIEEGHVLNITDSSIPVDIPLSSKCFATHAHDCLMEPYIIKDSIVIVDPDKELKTKDFALLLKRNQAESKIRQIIKNDDDIYLKVLNNEFPIPLEKYFPEDYSFIGCIVHYRTNLMNFSLPQQSIEDFSNKSKITLVT is encoded by the coding sequence ATGAACATTGGTAAAAATCTTAATACATTAATGAAAAATTACGGTGTCAATGCACTTGATATTGAACGACTAACTGGCGTTCCTTCCAGTACTACATATAGAATATTGAAAAATAAGGCTGGAAACCCTACGATCGAAGTGCTAAAAAAATTAGCAAATTTTTTTCAGATAACAGTCAGCCAGTTAATTGGTGAAGAAACTTTTGGTTGTAAACAAATACCCTTCATTGCAAATGAAAAACTTTCGCGTTTTATTGAAGAAGGACACGTATTAAACATCACCGATAGCTCTATTCCTGTTGATATACCACTCAGTAGTAAATGCTTTGCAACCCATGCCCATGATTGCCTCATGGAGCCATATATCATCAAAGACTCAATAGTCATTGTAGATCCGGATAAAGAGCTTAAGACTAAGGATTTCGCTCTTCTCTTAAAAAGAAATCAAGCAGAATCTAAAATTAGACAAATCATAAAAAATGATGATGATATTTATCTTAAAGTCTTAAATAATGAATTTCCTATTCCTTTGGAAAAGTATTTTCCTGAGGATTATTCATTTATTGGTTGCATCGTTCACTACCGAACGAACCTAATGAACTTCAGTCTGCCACAGCAATCTATAGAAGATTTTTCCAACAAATCTAAAATTACTTTAGTTACATGA
- a CDS encoding IS3 family transposase (programmed frameshift) — protein sequence MKRRYSEEQIIKAIKEHEAGAKVGDICRSMGITSGCFYNWRSKYAGLEVNEAKRLRELESENQKLKKLLAEKLLENEALKDVVFKKVVKPTSKKRVAKHLVTHFKLSERVACKLVGLSRTAYRYLKKKRSDDGLKARMKELAVQYPRYGYLLLHSLLRREGLVQNKKRTYRIYLEEGLQIRTKTRKKLQRPRLIMDVPTQKNKRWSMDFVSDQLASGRRFRVLNVIDNFNRELLGQLVALSISGQQVTRFLEQLGEERGYPEQIVCDNGTEFTSKAMFFWSKSTNVRLNFIQPGKPTQNGFVESLNGKFRNECLNQNWFRTLEEARFEIGKWRHHYNHVRPHSALNYFPPVDFAQQVA from the exons ATGAAAAGACGTTACAGCGAAGAGCAGATAATCAAAGCAATCAAAGAGCATGAGGCTGGCGCTAAGGTTGGTGATATCTGTCGTAGTATGGGGATAACAAGCGGTTGCTTCTATAATTGGCGTAGCAAGTATGCGGGCTTAGAGGTCAACGAAGCGAAGCGCTTACGCGAGCTGGAATCAGAGAACCAGAAGCTGAAAAAACTTCTTGCAGAAAAGCTACTGGAGAATGAAGCGCTAAAGGACGTTGTTT TCAAAAAAGTGGTAAAGCCCACCAGTAAGAAACGTGTTGCAAAGCATTTGGTAACTCACTTTAAGCTCAGTGAGCGAGTTGCCTGCAAACTGGTTGGGCTAAGTCGCACGGCGTACCGCTACCTAAAGAAAAAACGCTCGGATGATGGGTTGAAAGCACGTATGAAAGAGTTGGCCGTTCAATATCCTCGTTATGGCTATTTGTTGCTGCATAGCTTGTTACGAAGAGAAGGTTTAGTTCAGAACAAGAAGCGCACCTATCGGATTTACCTTGAGGAAGGTCTGCAGATTCGTACTAAAACACGAAAAAAACTCCAACGTCCTCGCTTGATTATGGATGTGCCAACTCAGAAGAACAAGCGTTGGTCGATGGACTTTGTCTCGGACCAATTGGCGAGTGGTCGTCGTTTTCGTGTATTGAACGTCATTGACAATTTTAACCGCGAACTGTTGGGGCAACTTGTTGCACTCTCTATTTCTGGACAACAAGTTACACGCTTTTTAGAACAACTTGGTGAAGAGCGCGGTTACCCTGAACAGATTGTCTGTGACAATGGCACCGAATTTACCTCTAAGGCTATGTTTTTCTGGTCTAAATCAACCAATGTACGGTTGAACTTTATCCAGCCTGGCAAACCAACACAAAACGGTTTCGTTGAAAGCCTTAATGGGAAATTCCGTAACGAATGCCTCAACCAAAATTGGTTTAGAACATTGGAAGAGGCGCGTTTTGAAATTGGTAAATGGCGGCATCATTACAACCATGTGAGGCCACATAGTGCATTAAATTATTTTCCACCAGTGGACTTTGCTCAACAGGTGGCTTAA
- a CDS encoding ABC transporter substrate-binding protein, which produces MLADIIGYSEVIKQKSNNLSGMEFENNIIRFRLNSPNYFFPMYLSLPVFSPLSTINHEIFCGAYIINKVADYEVELKRNEYFKHDLKSDIIDKITFSYKVNESDPFALEAFNQGEVDVTSDTSFPYDKYSSYVQQKAIIQEYNVDISCILSENKNTTPELTKILTYGINREYIIEKLHGVPELNCGYHHLFDRKNRSNHDYLYNKKLALELRSKIDTSAEITIAYEDFYPNLEIITLIAEQLEDIGLMFKFVVEEYGARNINSHFRLELTYPLN; this is translated from the coding sequence TTGTTAGCGGATATCATTGGATATAGTGAAGTAATAAAACAGAAATCAAATAACTTATCAGGAATGGAGTTCGAAAATAATATCATTCGTTTTCGATTGAACAGTCCAAATTATTTTTTCCCTATGTATCTATCATTGCCAGTGTTTTCCCCTTTAAGCACTATTAATCATGAAATATTTTGTGGCGCATATATAATTAACAAGGTCGCCGATTATGAAGTAGAATTAAAAAGAAATGAATATTTCAAGCATGATTTAAAATCCGACATCATAGATAAAATTACTTTCTCATATAAAGTAAATGAGTCCGATCCTTTTGCTTTAGAGGCATTTAACCAAGGTGAAGTTGATGTTACTAGTGACACTTCTTTTCCTTATGATAAGTACTCAAGTTACGTACAACAAAAAGCGATAATACAAGAATATAATGTCGATATTTCATGCATACTATCTGAAAATAAAAATACAACGCCAGAACTAACAAAAATACTTACCTATGGTATCAATAGAGAATACATTATAGAAAAATTGCATGGCGTACCTGAGTTAAATTGTGGATACCATCATCTTTTTGATAGAAAAAATCGCAGTAATCATGATTATTTATACAATAAAAAACTTGCGCTTGAACTCAGGTCAAAAATTGATACGTCAGCAGAGATAACAATCGCTTATGAAGATTTTTATCCTAATTTAGAAATTATCACTCTTATCGCAGAACAATTAGAAGACATAGGTCTCATGTTTAAATTTGTAGTCGAAGAATATGGTGCCAGGAACATAAATTCACATTTCCGTTTAGAATTGACCTATCCCCTCAATTAG
- a CDS encoding ATP-binding protein, protein MNTKTDNFTRQLKSRMEIAMKDTPVVLINGPRQSGKTTLVKEYSPSLPYYTLDDDNILNAVKQDPVGFVSRIDTAIIDEIQRAPELLRAIKRSIDENRQPGRFLLTGSANLLALPQIGDSLAGRMEILTLFPLSLAEIQRRENHFIKYALDQSWPNQTTRSEQSDVISQALTGGYPEMLTRPTFERRNAWAKSYIKAIVERDVKDISSIEKLVEMPRLLEVLAQQSGKLTNFTQIGGQLNLDTKTAQKYVGLLETLFLVHQLRPWHDNTLSRIVKTPKIHFIDSGLLACLNRVTIESIEKDKSSFGALLETWVYSELLKMCTLANEPWNIYYYRDKDQVEVDFILENHARKIIGIEVKASQTILNQDFRGLRKLASLADKNWVSGIVLYNGDKCLSFGDNLWAIPFSFLD, encoded by the coding sequence TTGAATACGAAAACAGATAATTTTACAAGACAACTTAAAAGTCGAATGGAAATTGCCATGAAGGATACACCCGTTGTTTTAATTAACGGGCCTCGGCAATCAGGAAAAACCACTTTAGTCAAAGAATACTCACCCTCCCTACCCTACTATACCTTGGATGATGACAATATCCTTAATGCAGTAAAACAAGATCCTGTAGGCTTTGTTAGTCGAATCGATACAGCAATCATAGATGAAATTCAACGCGCTCCAGAATTACTCCGTGCGATAAAACGCTCAATTGACGAAAATAGACAGCCCGGTCGCTTTTTGTTAACTGGATCAGCCAATTTACTAGCATTACCTCAAATTGGAGATAGCTTGGCTGGTCGAATGGAAATATTAACCTTATTTCCACTTTCTCTGGCTGAAATTCAACGTAGAGAAAATCACTTTATAAAATATGCCTTAGATCAATCCTGGCCAAATCAAACAACACGTTCAGAGCAATCAGACGTTATTTCACAAGCTCTGACAGGTGGATATCCCGAAATGTTAACGAGACCAACTTTTGAAAGACGCAATGCTTGGGCTAAATCTTATATCAAAGCAATAGTAGAACGAGATGTAAAAGATATCTCATCAATAGAAAAATTAGTGGAAATGCCTCGATTACTGGAGGTACTAGCTCAACAATCAGGAAAATTAACCAATTTTACTCAAATTGGTGGGCAATTAAATTTAGATACCAAAACAGCACAAAAGTATGTCGGTTTACTGGAAACATTATTTTTAGTACATCAATTAAGACCTTGGCATGACAATACCTTAAGCAGGATAGTTAAAACACCAAAAATTCATTTTATTGATAGTGGTCTTTTGGCATGCCTGAACAGAGTTACCATCGAAAGCATTGAAAAAGATAAATCTTCTTTTGGAGCTTTACTAGAAACTTGGGTATATAGCGAATTACTGAAAATGTGCACTCTAGCAAATGAGCCATGGAATATTTATTACTATCGTGACAAAGACCAAGTGGAAGTGGATTTTATTCTTGAAAATCATGCTCGCAAGATTATTGGTATTGAAGTTAAAGCAAGTCAAACTATTCTTAATCAAGATTTCCGTGGATTGAGAAAACTGGCCAGTTTAGCGGATAAAAATTGGGTAAGCGGGATCGTTCTCTATAATGGAGATAAATGTTTGTCATTTGGAGATAATCTCTGGGCAATACCATTTTCTTTTCTTGATTGA
- a CDS encoding class I SAM-dependent methyltransferase: MSSHIYRNPNKYSKNNSLQYDFAMKLLRKISLVKESHVLDIGCGDGVITNQMAEMVHEGDVTGTDISEQMIEFASKKYMDQDNLRFLTMDGSRNIFREQFDVITSLLLVLSREIVLLM; encoded by the coding sequence ATGAGTAGTCACATTTATCGTAATCCAAATAAATACAGTAAAAACAATAGCCTGCAATATGATTTTGCAATGAAATTGCTCAGAAAAATTTCATTAGTCAAAGAGTCCCATGTATTGGATATTGGATGCGGTGATGGAGTAATTACCAATCAAATGGCTGAGATGGTTCATGAAGGCGATGTGACTGGCACCGACATCTCTGAACAAATGATTGAGTTTGCTTCTAAAAAATACATGGATCAAGATAACTTGCGTTTTTTAACCATGGATGGCAGTAGAAATATTTTTAGAGAACAATTCGATGTTATTACTTCTTTATTATTAGTACTATCAAGGGAGATAGTGCTACTGATGTAA
- the bchM gene encoding magnesium protoporphyrin IX methyltransferase codes for MPPSRSVAEAPKEKTHQEALIQTADYFNQTGFERWKLIYSNSDKANFIQKIIRKGHNRIIESLIKYLTETNNIRGKRFCDAGCGVGMVAIELSKQEPSAIFASDISQAMVNEAKSRYQQQGNLKTEAHFTVSNLEDLQGKFDNVICLDVIFHYPQAAAEQMVDKLFQLSNHMVIISFAPYSIFFAGWKKLGEFFPGAKKATRAHLLKMKPFINLAKKYHFKPVFIKKTKAVFYYSTLVIFEKKP; via the coding sequence ATGCCCCCCAGCAGGTCTGTAGCCGAAGCGCCAAAAGAAAAGACACATCAGGAGGCATTAATTCAAACAGCGGATTATTTCAATCAAACCGGATTTGAGCGGTGGAAATTAATTTACAGCAACAGCGATAAGGCGAATTTTATTCAAAAAATTATCAGGAAGGGTCATAATCGGATCATTGAGAGCCTGATTAAGTACCTGACTGAGACGAATAATATCAGGGGTAAACGTTTTTGTGACGCGGGGTGTGGCGTGGGTATGGTTGCTATTGAACTGAGTAAACAAGAGCCCTCCGCTATTTTTGCATCGGATATTTCACAGGCCATGGTTAATGAGGCAAAAAGTCGCTATCAACAGCAGGGTAATTTAAAAACCGAGGCCCATTTTACCGTTTCCAATTTAGAAGACTTGCAAGGAAAATTTGATAATGTCATTTGTCTCGATGTTATTTTTCATTATCCGCAGGCAGCCGCCGAGCAAATGGTCGATAAACTATTTCAGTTAAGCAATCACATGGTGATTATTAGTTTTGCTCCCTACAGCATTTTTTTTGCTGGCTGGAAAAAATTAGGAGAGTTTTTTCCAGGGGCAAAAAAAGCGACCCGTGCCCATCTATTGAAAATGAAGCCATTTATTAATCTGGCAAAAAAATATCACTTTAAACCGGTTTTCATTAAAAAAACCAAAGCGGTTTTTTACTATTCAACATTGGTTATTTTTGAAAAAAAACCCTAG